The genomic stretch TTTAGTTGGAAGTTAAAGCGGCAACAAAGCTATCCGTACGTATAATTGTAGAAAAATGCTATTACTACATCATTGTGTATACTTTGAGCTATGCTAAAATGTCTAAAAATACACCTCACCAAAAGTGATGAGATGAGAAACCCAGTTGCACACAGTAGTCATTACCACTATATATTGCAGCTGCAACCGACCGCATGCggctaaaagaaataaaaatgtgttCAGAAACTGTTTCAAACTGGAAAATATATTCCCAATCTCTTTTCTGCTCCTCCACCCTccacagacagacagacagacagacaagACGCTTCTCCTCCTTGAGAAATGCAAGACAGGCCCTGGTTTTTAAATAAGGAACAGGAAACTATTTTTCTGGTTTGACTAACAATAAAtagtgaaaattaaaataataagttaatAACAGTATCTACGTTATGAAATTTCTAGAATtgtaaagaaatatataaaaagatattattaatgatctaaattataaattttacaatatacTCAATCTAATTTATTCAATAGttaaagataatataataatatccaGTAGAGCTGTAACATATTCAAATCCTTGAAGCAGGAGGATGATTCAACCAACACatgaaattattcataatatataaataatgttttagAGGTTACATAAATAAACTCAGGGTTATTTCCAACACCACCAATATTTATATTTCCCAAGAAGAAGAACTTTAAAGTGAAACAAAACCCAAGACGTCTGTACCCACGCCAACAAGCAATCAGCTGGATCGGTAGCGGTGGCATTAATAGATTTTGATAGCTGCTTCTGCCAGTTCGAAGTCTCTTCTAGTCCTGTTACTTTCCTGCCCCTGCCTTCCGTCCGTTCTCAATTAGCTCAACATCAATTAGATTACCATCATCACTTCTTTTGAGCAGCAAGAGCAATCAaagctcttaattttttcatgtgtCTAGGCGAGCAacaagggcaaatgttgtttgTGAGTAGCActttgccacaagccttgcCTTACACTTGCTGTTTTGTTGCAGCTTCAAAACTGTTTTTGGGTCTCAACTTTCAAGTATGGCGGGATTGCATGTCTCATATATCTCCGCTAAAGATCTTGACCTTTTGGGTGTAGATTCTGGAGAAGAGACTTCTTGTTGTTGTGGAGAAATAATAATTGGGTTACCTGATGTTCCTTCTTCTGGAGAAGATCTACCTCCTCCTGCTGCTGCAGCTGCTGTTGCTCCTTCATCCACTCTTTGTCCTGATCTTATGCTCCGCCTAGCTTCGCCTTCATCACTACTACTACCACCCCTGATTTGTGGGTTAACCATGAGCTTCTTTTCACAACAAGTAGGATCATACGCCACAACCTTGAACACCGACTTGGAAGCCAAACGGAACACCAAGAAGTCGCCATGTTGTAAATGGTTGTCCTTCACGAACGTTTGCCAACCGTCGTGGTGAATGAAGCAGCGGCGGATGCGGTTAACCCCGTCAAcagttttctctattttaacGGGCCATGAACGCCCTTCATCATCCTTAATCAAGGATCTTTCCGAGATTAACCCTCCGAATTTGGCCACAAAAGCAGGCGGTATTAACTGGAAGCATTAGCAACATTGAGATTattaatgtattaattataaattaatactgTAGTAACTAACACAACAGGAAAAAGGGGCATTGGCGGCGAAGTTTTCCCGGCAATTTTAATAATCGTCGGGAAAACACCACAATTACTGGCGGTTTTTATAACCGTCGGTGATGATCAaaattaccggcggtttaacAACCGCTGGTGTTTTTCGAAGCATAACCAGCAGTTTAATAAAACCGCCGGTTGTGTTTACCTATCCTCGGCGGTTTTAATAGGATTATATAAGGCCCGCGCGCACCAAACCCCATTCTCCCCCGCGCGCACCTGGCCCAATTCTTCCCCTCACCCCCTTcgatctcttccaaaatcccccgCTGCAAACCCTAACATTCTCTAGCTCGCGcctcgctgcctccctcgatcactctcgctcgctcgcctcgccctccctcgctcactttcagtcgctctcgccctcggcctcgccctccctcgctcgctCGCCTCGCCATCGCTCACACTCAGTCGCTCTCGCCATCACTCACACTCAGTGGCTCTCGCCATCGCTCACGCTCAGTCACTCTCAGTCTCGCTCGCTCGTTCTCGCCCTCGCTGCTCGCTCAGTCGCGGTCGGCGTCGCTGCCTGCATACTGCCTCTGTGtcactctcgccctcgccctctttGAATCATCAGGTAAGTTTCTGTCTCTCTCGCCctctttgaatcaaatttttaaaatttcaatccaattaaattctattttatgcaTACAAAGTCGATTACATCATCAAATTACCTTATaatcaaacaaataattaattaaactgttGATGGGCCGTTgaattagttattattattattcaccTAATTCATAAGAATCTGTAAAAGCACCAAAATGGCCAACCCTACACATTGAATGTCAAtcaatttatcatgttgaaactGTTAGCCTGGGCTCAAAATGTAAAGCAAGGAAGGGTCGTAAAAGAGACATGGCATATTAAGACAGAAGGATGAACATGGTATTAAAATAATGGGTGAACTGGAATGTTCTAACAGTTTATCTTTATATGGTGTCAAGTCATAAACCTGGTGGTCAACATATGCATGGCCCCTTCGTATTAGCTCCACAGCAAGTTCATAAAGGTGTTGGAAATAATCGCTTGTATAAGTTATCTATAAAAATAGAATACGTATCAAATGTGCCACCCAACATGATATGCTATTTATGTGAACAGAAAAACTTACCTTGAAAGGTTTCCAGCCCATCCATTGTATTTATTAACAATGAAGTCAATACATTGTTGTTTCAAAActgtaattttatgttttgatttgttatttttgtttaacctaAATTGATATGCTAACAGATGGCACCTAAGAGGCAGACTCGTTGGCCAATTGGATCCATGTCACGTAGTACAGATTCACACCACAATGATTCACAATCAGTTTCATCCCATCATCCAACCCCAAACCCAGTCCCGTCACATCCCCAGCATCCTGAAAAGGACTtgatccactcacaatccaacccCCAAGACTCACATAATCAGCaaggtaaataccaaaaatttattcaatatgcataaattattattattttctaattcaatGTGAATTTATTGTGTTATTATGTTTTAGCAAGTACAAGCTCCATGTCATCTACtgccaagaaaggaagaggaatatcaagacaaatttcaaagtggggaaaggaaaagattcatattgaatttgatgctgAAGGACAACCAATTGGGGAGATGGCAATTAAGTTGGAAACCCAATTAGGTGTGATGGTAAGGAGTATTGCTCCCCTTACATTTACTGATTGGAGATCACCAGGGATGGAACCATATAAGGAGCGTATCTGGAAAGAGGTCTTGGTGAGTAAATAACGTCTCCGATTCTTATCTATTTGACcctaaacttttatactctaATAAGTGTATCATTGCAGGATAACACTGATGTGCCCACAACATGGAGATCAATTTGCTTGCAACAtgcttccaagaagtggagagagtaCAAAGCCACCTTGAAGAGGCATTATGATTGCCATGAGACAGATGCGGCTCGTCTATCAAAAATACCGCCTGGGGTGGACCCGGAACAATGGAAGGTTCTTGTGGAGTATTGGGGATGTGAGCAAGCAcaggtatgtatgatttatgtatggtagatatatcaaatggattCTCTATACCTagttctaatatcatattacaagTAGGAACGTAGTGCGACAAATCGTGCCAATCGagataagcaaaagatgggTCACACCAGTGGTAGGCGATCACATCCTCAGGTTAGAAACCAGGTAAGAATAGAatggatattagttatatatatttattgataatttaattagtaatgcctaaactttaaacatttaatatatttcatatcttatatatgtttttagatgactattgaaagtggagatgagccagatagaatcaagatttttaaacagacacacaccaaaaagagcggagagatagtagactctacatcttcatatataatcgtatgtatttctaaaatttgaaagttgtagatatattttatttcttttacttgtcgatttatgtaattaacttgtgaaatgtttcttgaggaacaaatggatgaatcttttaaaattgttggtagTTTTTTGTTATACCGATTTTGATTGCATTTGATTAATGTTATACAAGTATaggttgtaaaaaaaatttttttagCTGATGTGTTTTGGCTTTCTGTGGCGGATCACctttaccggcggttttgaaaccgccg from Diospyros lotus cultivar Yz01 chromosome 9, ASM1463336v1, whole genome shotgun sequence encodes the following:
- the LOC127809964 gene encoding putative B3 domain-containing protein At5g66980; translated protein: MGWKPFKLIPPAFVAKFGGLISERSLIKDDEGRSWPVKIEKTVDGVNRIRRCFIHHDGWQTFVKDNHLQHGDFLVFRLASKSVFKVVAYDPTCCEKKLMVNPQIRGGSSSDEGEARRSIRSGQRVDEGATAAAAAGGGRSSPEEGTSGNPIIISPQQQEVSSPESTPKRSRSLAEIYETCNPAILES